One Streptomyces sp. B21-105 genomic region harbors:
- the ligA gene encoding NAD-dependent DNA ligase LigA, giving the protein MAGDRQAETTVPSEAREQHAQLAEQIEEHRFRYYVKDAPVVSDAEFDRLLRALEALEEEYPELRTPDSPTQKVAGAYATEFTAVQHRERMLSLDNAFDDLELAAWAERVHRDVGASAYHFLCELKVDGLAVNLTYENGRLTRAATRGDGRTGEDITPNVRTIADIPERLTGDGVPTLVEIRGEVFFPMEKFEELNARLVETGDKPFANPRNAAAGSLRQKDPRVTASRPLHMVVHGIGALEGYEGLNRLSEAYDLLESWGLPTSPHNKVVGDLDGVRAFIAYYGENRHSVAHEIDGVVVKLDEIRLQGRLGSTARAPRWAIAYKYAPEEVNTRLVNIRVGVGRTGRVTPYAQVEPVTVAGSEVEFATLHNQDVVKAKGVLIGDTVVLRKAGDVIPEILGPVVDLRDGSEREFVMPAECPECETPLRPMKEGDVDLRCPNARSCPAQLRERLFYLAGRKALDIEQFGYVAAAALTRPLEPQQPPLTDEGDLFDLTVDRLLPIRAYVLDQDSGLPKRDPKTGEEKIATVFANQQGEPRKNAIAMLENIAAAKERPLARVLTGLSIRHVGPVAAEALAREFRSIERIEQATEEELANTDGVGAIIAASLKEWFAEEWHQEILRKWKAAGVRMEEESSGEDEGPRPLEGLTVVVTGTLERFTRDGAKDALQTRGAKVTGSVSKKTSFVVVGDSPGSKYDKAMQLKVPVLNEDGFAVLLEQGPEAAAEVALSAEE; this is encoded by the coding sequence GTGGCCGGCGACAGGCAGGCGGAGACGACGGTGCCCAGCGAGGCGCGGGAGCAGCACGCGCAACTCGCCGAGCAGATCGAGGAGCACCGCTTCCGGTACTACGTGAAGGACGCTCCCGTCGTCAGCGACGCGGAGTTCGACCGGCTGCTGCGCGCCCTCGAGGCCCTGGAGGAGGAGTACCCCGAGCTGCGCACGCCCGACTCCCCGACCCAGAAGGTCGCGGGCGCGTACGCCACGGAGTTCACGGCCGTCCAGCACCGCGAGCGGATGCTGTCGCTCGACAACGCCTTCGACGACCTGGAGCTGGCCGCGTGGGCCGAGCGCGTCCACCGGGACGTCGGGGCCTCCGCGTACCACTTCCTGTGCGAGCTCAAGGTGGACGGCCTGGCCGTCAACCTGACCTACGAGAACGGCCGGCTCACGCGCGCGGCGACCCGCGGCGACGGCCGTACGGGCGAGGACATCACGCCCAACGTGCGGACCATCGCCGACATCCCGGAGCGTCTCACGGGCGACGGGGTGCCCACCCTCGTGGAGATCCGCGGCGAGGTGTTCTTCCCGATGGAGAAGTTCGAGGAGCTCAACGCCCGTCTGGTCGAGACCGGCGACAAGCCGTTCGCCAACCCGCGCAACGCGGCGGCCGGTTCGCTGCGCCAGAAGGACCCGCGTGTCACCGCCTCCCGCCCGCTGCACATGGTCGTGCACGGCATCGGCGCCCTGGAGGGCTACGAGGGCCTGAACCGCCTCTCCGAGGCCTACGACCTCCTTGAGTCCTGGGGCCTGCCCACCTCCCCGCACAACAAGGTGGTCGGCGACCTCGACGGGGTACGGGCGTTCATCGCGTACTACGGCGAGAACCGGCACTCGGTGGCGCACGAGATCGACGGGGTGGTCGTCAAGCTCGACGAGATCCGTCTGCAGGGCCGACTCGGCTCCACGGCCCGCGCGCCGCGGTGGGCGATCGCCTACAAGTACGCGCCGGAGGAGGTCAACACCCGCCTCGTCAACATCCGCGTGGGCGTCGGCCGCACCGGCCGCGTGACGCCGTACGCCCAGGTGGAGCCGGTGACGGTGGCCGGCTCCGAGGTCGAGTTCGCCACCCTGCACAACCAGGACGTCGTCAAGGCCAAGGGCGTGCTGATCGGCGACACCGTGGTGTTGCGCAAGGCCGGTGACGTGATCCCGGAGATCCTCGGCCCGGTCGTCGACCTGCGCGACGGCAGCGAGCGCGAGTTCGTGATGCCCGCCGAGTGCCCGGAATGCGAGACACCGCTGCGGCCGATGAAGGAGGGCGACGTCGACCTGCGCTGTCCCAACGCCCGCAGCTGCCCGGCCCAGCTCCGGGAGCGCCTGTTCTACCTGGCGGGCCGCAAGGCGCTGGACATCGAGCAGTTCGGTTACGTCGCCGCGGCCGCCCTCACCCGCCCGCTCGAGCCGCAGCAGCCGCCGCTGACCGACGAGGGCGACCTGTTCGATCTCACCGTCGACCGGCTGCTGCCCATCCGGGCCTACGTCCTCGACCAGGACAGCGGTCTGCCCAAGCGGGACCCGAAGACGGGCGAGGAGAAGATCGCCACGGTCTTCGCCAACCAGCAGGGCGAGCCGCGGAAGAACGCGATCGCCATGCTGGAGAACATCGCGGCGGCCAAGGAGCGCCCGCTGGCGCGTGTCCTCACCGGACTCTCGATCCGGCACGTCGGCCCTGTCGCGGCCGAGGCGCTGGCGCGCGAGTTCCGCTCGATCGAGCGGATCGAGCAGGCGACCGAGGAGGAGCTGGCGAACACCGACGGAGTCGGCGCCATCATCGCGGCCTCGCTCAAGGAGTGGTTCGCCGAGGAATGGCACCAGGAGATCCTCCGCAAGTGGAAGGCCGCCGGCGTCCGCATGGAGGAGGAGAGCTCCGGGGAGGACGAGGGCCCGCGTCCCCTGGAGGGTCTGACGGTCGTCGTCACCGGCACGCTGGAGCGCTTCACCCGCGACGGCGCCAAGGATGCCCTGCAGACCCGCGGGGCGAAGGTGACCGGTTCGGTTTCGAAAAAGACATCTTTCGTCGTTGTGGGTGACAGTCCTGGATCGAAATACGACAAGGCTATGCAGCTTAAGGTTCCTGTTCTGAACGAGGACGGCTTCGCCGTCCTGCTGGAACAAGGGCCCGAAGCGGCGGCTGAAGTGGCGCTTTCCGCCGAGGAGTAG
- a CDS encoding putative bifunctional diguanylate cyclase/phosphodiesterase encodes MEPTESAAPESWLRRRRVAGVRWGNRRGNRWAGRSERRPAAETYLPHPTPRPVLAGGLAALPPGAPGAEADRRPSWPTLPTSVVTAAALVLGAGFSRAYADHHALFPSGTTGWALAVLAGVVVGHLVLLGPARWWGGTGSGAALTLAVLLLYGWVPAGLVSLTVVVLVGIARRHRWRQGVLHGAVDVLGIGAGALLLAACGRIPSVEHPWTPGSWTVYTGPQVVLVAVAYLAVTRVLLWYLNAPRVGGLPTVARTALVRQGLVAVALLGIAPLICVVAVAKPILLPLFAIPLIALDSTLWMARARAEEQLRDPLTGLPNRQWLLERIWTALDDAERIGARSALMLIDLDRFRSVNDTLGHLAGDRLLLQIADRLKLALPRGAEVARLGGDEFAVLLPVADSTTSATRVARSLVSDLSSPLDLDGLTLVLEASAGVAVFPDHALDAEGMLRRADVAMYQAKRDRTGVEVYESKRDSNTPDRLGLLGDLRRALDAHEVQLHYQPKVRFDGQVAGLEALVRWVHPERGKVPPDEFIAIAESSGLMPHLTEYVLDTALGQVARWRAQGLFVPVAVNVSPRDVHTPGFAGSVAARLARHGVPAGALQLEITEHVLLEDPQRAADTLNALTGHGVKMSLDDFGTGYSSLVHLRRLPVSELKIDRSFVARLAVDAEDAEIVRCTVDLAHSLGLLVVAEGVEDDETWERLRDLGCDAVQGWLVAAAMPADETTAWLRARGARGWQRPRAALPAAATEE; translated from the coding sequence ATGGAACCGACCGAGAGCGCCGCCCCGGAGTCATGGCTGCGCCGGCGCCGGGTCGCCGGCGTCCGGTGGGGGAACCGGCGGGGGAACCGGTGGGCGGGGCGCTCCGAACGGCGGCCGGCCGCGGAGACCTACCTGCCGCACCCCACCCCGCGCCCCGTTCTCGCCGGCGGCCTCGCCGCCCTGCCCCCCGGGGCGCCCGGCGCCGAAGCCGACCGACGGCCGTCCTGGCCCACCCTGCCCACGTCGGTCGTCACGGCGGCCGCCCTCGTCCTCGGCGCCGGGTTCTCCCGCGCCTACGCCGACCACCACGCCCTCTTCCCGTCCGGCACGACCGGCTGGGCGCTGGCCGTCCTCGCCGGCGTCGTCGTCGGCCACCTGGTCCTCCTCGGCCCGGCCCGCTGGTGGGGCGGCACCGGCTCCGGCGCCGCCCTCACCCTCGCCGTGCTGCTGCTGTACGGGTGGGTGCCGGCCGGCCTGGTCAGCCTCACCGTCGTCGTCCTGGTCGGCATAGCCCGGCGCCACCGCTGGCGGCAGGGCGTCCTGCACGGCGCGGTGGACGTCCTCGGCATCGGCGCGGGCGCCCTGCTGCTGGCCGCCTGCGGACGGATACCGTCCGTGGAACATCCCTGGACCCCCGGCAGTTGGACGGTCTACACCGGCCCGCAGGTGGTCCTGGTGGCCGTCGCCTACCTCGCCGTCACCCGCGTCCTGCTCTGGTACCTGAACGCCCCCCGCGTCGGCGGACTGCCCACCGTCGCCCGCACCGCCCTGGTCAGACAGGGCCTGGTCGCCGTCGCCCTGCTCGGCATCGCCCCGCTCATCTGCGTGGTGGCCGTCGCCAAGCCGATCCTGCTGCCGCTGTTCGCCATCCCGCTCATCGCCCTCGACTCCACCCTGTGGATGGCCCGAGCCCGCGCCGAGGAGCAGCTGCGCGACCCGCTCACCGGTCTGCCCAACCGCCAGTGGCTCCTGGAGCGGATCTGGACCGCCCTGGACGACGCCGAGCGCATCGGCGCCCGGTCCGCCCTGATGCTGATCGACCTCGACCGCTTCCGCTCGGTCAACGACACCCTCGGACACCTCGCCGGTGACCGGCTGCTGCTCCAGATCGCCGACCGGCTGAAGCTCGCCCTCCCGCGCGGCGCGGAGGTCGCCCGGCTCGGCGGGGACGAGTTCGCCGTCTTACTGCCCGTCGCCGACTCCACGACCTCGGCGACCCGGGTCGCCCGCAGCCTGGTCTCCGACCTCAGCTCGCCGCTCGACCTCGACGGACTCACCCTCGTCCTGGAGGCCAGCGCGGGCGTCGCCGTCTTCCCCGACCACGCACTCGACGCCGAGGGCATGCTGCGCCGGGCCGACGTGGCGATGTACCAGGCCAAGCGGGACCGCACCGGAGTCGAGGTGTACGAGTCCAAACGCGACTCCAACACCCCCGACCGGCTCGGCCTGCTGGGCGACCTGCGGCGCGCCCTCGACGCGCACGAGGTGCAACTGCACTACCAGCCGAAGGTCCGCTTCGACGGACAGGTGGCCGGGCTGGAGGCCCTGGTCCGCTGGGTGCACCCGGAGCGCGGGAAGGTCCCGCCGGACGAGTTCATCGCCATCGCCGAGTCGTCCGGGCTGATGCCGCACCTCACCGAGTATGTGCTGGACACGGCGCTCGGCCAGGTCGCCCGGTGGCGGGCCCAAGGGCTGTTCGTGCCGGTCGCGGTCAACGTCTCCCCGCGCGACGTCCACACGCCGGGCTTCGCGGGATCGGTCGCGGCGCGTCTCGCCCGGCACGGAGTGCCCGCGGGCGCGCTCCAACTGGAGATCACCGAACACGTCCTCCTGGAGGACCCGCAGCGCGCCGCCGACACCCTCAACGCACTGACCGGCCACGGCGTGAAGATGTCCCTCGACGACTTCGGCACCGGCTACTCCTCCCTGGTGCACCTGCGGCGGCTGCCGGTGAGCGAGCTGAAGATCGACCGCTCCTTCGTGGCGCGGCTGGCCGTCGACGCCGAGGACGCGGAGATCGTGCGCTGCACCGTCGACCTCGCGCATTCCCTGGGGCTCCTGGTCGTCGCCGAGGGCGTCGAGGACGACGAGACCTGGGAACGCCTGCGCGACCTGGGCTGCGACGCCGTGCAGGGCTGGCTGGTGGCGGCCGCCATGCCGGCGGACGAGACGACGGCGTGGCTGCGGGCCAGAGGCGCGCGCGGCTGGCAGCGCCCGCGGGCCGCGCTGCCGGCGGCCGCCACCGAGGAGTAG
- the gatC gene encoding Asp-tRNA(Asn)/Glu-tRNA(Gln) amidotransferase subunit GatC, translating to MPGITREEVAHLARLARLELKPEELEHFAGQLDDIIGAVARVSEVADQDVPPTSHPLPLTNVMRADEVRPSLTPEQALSGAPAQEQQRFKVPQILGED from the coding sequence ATGCCTGGCATCACGCGCGAGGAGGTCGCCCACCTCGCCCGGCTGGCGCGTCTGGAGCTGAAGCCCGAAGAGCTCGAACACTTCGCGGGACAGCTGGACGACATCATCGGCGCGGTCGCCCGCGTCAGCGAGGTCGCCGACCAAGACGTACCGCCGACCTCGCACCCGCTCCCGCTGACCAACGTCATGCGGGCGGACGAGGTCCGTCCGTCGCTCACCCCCGAGCAGGCGCTCTCCGGCGCCCCGGCCCAGGAGCAGCAGCGTTTCAAGGTGCCGCAGATCCTGGGGGAGGACTAA
- the gatA gene encoding Asp-tRNA(Asn)/Glu-tRNA(Gln) amidotransferase subunit GatA, giving the protein MTDNVTIIRLTAAETAEKIASGELTAVQVTEAHLARIEAVDEKVHAFLHVDREGALAQARAVDEKRERGERLGPLAGVPLALKDIFTTEGIPTTVGSKILEGWIPPYDATVTKRLKAADVVILGKTNMDEFAMGSSTENSAYGPTGNPWDLTKIPGGSGGGSSAALASFQAPLAIGTDTGGSIRQPAAVTGTVGVKPTYGAVSRYGMVAFSSSLDQGGPCARTVLDAALLHEVIAGHDPLDSTSIDAPVPPVVEAARDGSVDGMRVGVVKQFRGEGYQAGVIQRFDESVALLKELGAEIVELDCPSFDLALSAYYLIAPSECSSNLARFDGLRYGRRTGDDGTRSAEDVTSLTREAGFGPEVKRRIMLGTYALSSGYYDAYYGSAQKVRTLITRDFEKAFEQVDVIVSPTTPTTAFAIGERADDPMAMYLADLCTIPTNLAGNAAMSLPCGLAPEDNLPVGLQIIAPALKDDRLYKVGAAVEAAFVERWGHPLIEEAPSL; this is encoded by the coding sequence ATGACGGACAACGTCACCATCATCAGGCTCACCGCCGCCGAGACCGCCGAGAAGATCGCCTCCGGCGAGCTGACGGCCGTCCAGGTCACCGAGGCCCACCTGGCCCGTATCGAGGCCGTCGACGAGAAGGTGCACGCCTTCCTGCACGTCGACCGCGAGGGCGCTCTCGCACAGGCCCGCGCCGTCGACGAGAAGCGGGAGCGGGGCGAGAGGCTCGGCCCGCTGGCCGGCGTCCCGCTCGCGCTCAAGGACATCTTCACCACCGAGGGCATCCCGACGACCGTCGGCTCGAAGATCCTCGAGGGCTGGATCCCGCCGTACGACGCGACGGTCACCAAGCGGCTGAAGGCCGCCGACGTCGTCATCCTCGGCAAGACCAACATGGACGAGTTCGCCATGGGGTCCTCCACCGAGAACAGCGCCTACGGCCCGACCGGCAACCCCTGGGACCTCACCAAGATCCCGGGCGGCTCCGGCGGCGGTTCGTCCGCCGCGCTCGCCTCCTTCCAGGCGCCGCTCGCCATCGGCACCGACACCGGCGGCTCCATCCGCCAGCCGGCCGCCGTAACCGGCACGGTCGGCGTGAAGCCGACGTACGGCGCGGTCTCCCGCTACGGCATGGTCGCCTTCTCGTCCTCCCTCGACCAGGGCGGCCCCTGCGCCCGCACGGTCCTGGACGCGGCGCTGCTGCACGAGGTCATCGCCGGGCACGACCCGCTGGACTCGACGTCGATCGACGCGCCCGTCCCGCCCGTCGTCGAGGCCGCCCGCGACGGCAGCGTCGACGGCATGCGCGTCGGCGTCGTCAAGCAGTTCCGCGGCGAGGGCTACCAGGCCGGCGTCATCCAGCGGTTCGACGAGTCCGTCGCGCTGCTGAAGGAGCTGGGCGCCGAGATCGTCGAGCTGGACTGCCCGTCCTTCGACCTCGCGCTGTCGGCGTACTACCTGATCGCGCCGTCCGAGTGCTCCTCCAACCTCGCCCGCTTCGACGGCCTGCGCTACGGCCGCCGCACCGGCGACGACGGCACCCGCTCGGCCGAGGACGTCACCTCCCTCACCCGTGAGGCGGGCTTCGGCCCCGAGGTCAAGCGCCGCATCATGCTCGGCACGTACGCCCTGAGCTCGGGCTACTACGACGCCTACTACGGCTCCGCGCAGAAGGTCCGCACGCTCATCACGCGGGACTTCGAGAAGGCCTTCGAGCAGGTCGACGTGATCGTCTCGCCGACGACGCCGACCACCGCCTTCGCGATCGGCGAGCGCGCCGACGACCCGATGGCGATGTACCTGGCCGACCTGTGCACCATCCCGACCAACCTCGCGGGCAACGCGGCCATGTCGCTGCCCTGCGGTCTCGCCCCGGAGGACAACCTCCCGGTCGGTCTGCAGATCATCGCCCCGGCGCTGAAGGACGACCGTCTGTACAAGGTCGGCGCCGCCGTCGAGGCCGCCTTCGTGGAAAGGTGGGGTCACCCGCTCATCGAGGAGGCTCCGTCGCTGTGA
- the gatB gene encoding Asp-tRNA(Asn)/Glu-tRNA(Gln) amidotransferase subunit GatB, whose amino-acid sequence MTITTDLVSYEDALASYDPVMGLEVHVELGTRTKMFCGCSTELGQGANTQTCPTCLGLPGALPVVNAIGIESAIKIGLALNCEIAEWCRFARKNYFYPDMPKNFQTSQYDEPIAFDGYLDVQLEDGETFRVQIERAHMEEDTGKSTHVGGATGRIHGASHSLLDYNRAGIPLIEIVTKPIEGAGERAPEVARAYVRELREVIKALGVSEARMEMGQMRCDVNLSLRPHGREKFGTRSETKNVNSLRSVERAARFEIQRHAAVLNGGGTIIQETRHFHEDTGSTTSGRVKEEAEDYRYFPEPDLVPVAPSREWVEEIRAGLPELPLARRNRLVAEWGISANDMQSILNAGALDLILATIDAGADAASARKWWMGELARSANESGLPIDELAITPQQVARVAELVLGGDLNDKLARQVIEGVLAGEGGPDEVVDKRGLKVVSDDSALGTAVDEAIAGNPGIADKIRSGKLAAAGALVGAVMKATRGQADAARVKELILEKLGVSEG is encoded by the coding sequence GTGACCATCACGACCGACCTGGTGTCGTACGAGGACGCGCTGGCGTCGTACGACCCCGTCATGGGCCTCGAGGTCCATGTCGAACTCGGCACCAGGACCAAGATGTTCTGCGGCTGCTCGACCGAACTCGGTCAGGGCGCCAACACGCAGACCTGTCCCACCTGCCTCGGCCTGCCCGGCGCGCTACCGGTCGTCAACGCGATCGGCATCGAGTCGGCGATCAAGATCGGTCTCGCGCTGAACTGCGAGATCGCCGAGTGGTGCCGCTTCGCCCGGAAGAACTACTTCTATCCGGACATGCCGAAGAACTTCCAGACCTCCCAGTACGACGAGCCGATCGCCTTCGACGGCTACCTCGACGTGCAGCTGGAGGACGGCGAGACCTTCCGGGTGCAGATCGAGCGCGCCCACATGGAGGAGGACACCGGCAAGTCGACGCACGTCGGCGGCGCCACCGGCCGTATCCACGGCGCGTCCCACTCCCTGCTCGACTACAACCGGGCCGGCATCCCGCTCATCGAGATCGTCACCAAGCCCATCGAGGGCGCGGGCGAGCGTGCCCCCGAGGTCGCCCGGGCGTACGTGCGTGAGCTGCGCGAGGTCATCAAGGCGCTCGGCGTCTCCGAAGCCCGCATGGAGATGGGCCAGATGCGCTGCGACGTCAACCTGTCGCTGCGCCCGCACGGCCGGGAGAAGTTCGGCACGCGCTCCGAGACGAAGAACGTGAACTCGCTGCGGTCCGTGGAGCGTGCGGCCCGGTTCGAGATCCAGCGGCACGCGGCCGTCCTGAACGGCGGCGGCACGATCATCCAGGAGACCCGCCACTTCCACGAGGACACCGGGTCCACGACCTCGGGCCGCGTGAAGGAGGAGGCCGAGGACTACCGGTACTTCCCGGAGCCCGACCTGGTCCCGGTCGCCCCGTCCCGTGAGTGGGTCGAGGAGATCCGCGCCGGGCTGCCGGAGCTGCCGCTGGCCCGCCGCAACCGACTGGTCGCCGAGTGGGGCATCTCCGCCAACGACATGCAGTCGATCCTGAACGCCGGCGCGCTGGACCTGATCCTCGCCACGATCGACGCCGGCGCCGACGCGGCCTCCGCCCGCAAGTGGTGGATGGGCGAACTGGCCCGCAGCGCCAACGAGTCGGGCCTGCCGATCGACGAGCTGGCCATCACGCCGCAGCAGGTCGCCCGGGTCGCCGAGCTGGTACTGGGGGGCGACCTGAACGACAAGCTGGCCCGCCAGGTCATCGAGGGCGTCCTCGCGGGCGAGGGCGGCCCCGACGAGGTCGTCGACAAGCGCGGCCTGAAGGTCGTCTCCGACGACTCGGCGCTGGGCACGGCTGTCGACGAGGCCATCGCCGGCAACCCGGGCATCGCCGACAAGATCCGCAGCGGCAAGCTGGCCGCGGCCGGCGCTCTGGTCGGCGCCGTGATGAAGGCCACGCGTGGCCAGGCCGACGCCGCCCGCGTCAAGGAGCTGATCCTGGAGAAGCTGGGCGTCAGCGAGGGCTGA
- a CDS encoding acyltransferase family protein, whose amino-acid sequence MPRLALVDGLRLVAALAVACFHYLGTTNTAVWGDSPREFANVVHRASLYGWLGVEMFFLISGFVICMSAWGRTVGEFAVSRLSRLFPAYWAVLILIVTRVALLPQQTDNVPADIHPRVVVSNLTMFPAPLHVDMLAGVAWTLDVEARFYLLMAVMLKFGATYERLLGFCTVWLVAAYITYSTHNKLLDQFVVSSYAGLFVAGIALYLMCRFGQNLMLWMLLGMAWAYQLSVLQVRVNWHLTEAGSTRTVSWSLCALLLTAFLGVLMLATLGPLRNIRRRWLVTAGALTYPFYLVHMTIGFPFAKGLTRHVPALGHWGNIAVTMTAMLLLSYALHRWVEGPLGRRMRKGLMRGLTAARRPKETVSVS is encoded by the coding sequence ATGCCGCGCCTCGCGCTCGTCGACGGTCTGCGGCTCGTGGCAGCGCTCGCCGTCGCCTGCTTCCACTACCTCGGAACGACGAACACGGCCGTCTGGGGAGACTCACCCAGAGAGTTCGCGAACGTCGTCCACCGCGCCTCGCTGTACGGCTGGCTCGGCGTCGAGATGTTCTTCCTGATCAGCGGGTTCGTCATCTGCATGAGCGCGTGGGGGCGCACGGTCGGCGAGTTCGCGGTCTCCCGCCTCTCCCGGCTCTTTCCCGCGTACTGGGCCGTCCTCATTCTGATCGTCACGCGCGTCGCGCTGCTGCCGCAGCAGACCGACAACGTCCCGGCGGACATCCATCCGCGGGTCGTCGTCTCGAATCTCACGATGTTTCCCGCACCGCTGCACGTGGACATGCTCGCAGGCGTCGCCTGGACGCTCGACGTGGAAGCCCGGTTCTATCTGCTGATGGCCGTCATGCTGAAGTTCGGCGCGACCTACGAGCGGCTGCTGGGTTTCTGCACGGTGTGGCTGGTCGCCGCATACATCACTTACTCCACCCACAACAAGCTCCTGGACCAGTTCGTCGTGAGCAGCTACGCGGGGCTGTTCGTCGCCGGTATCGCGCTCTACCTGATGTGCCGCTTCGGCCAGAACCTGATGCTGTGGATGCTGCTCGGAATGGCGTGGGCGTATCAGCTCAGCGTGCTCCAGGTCCGGGTGAACTGGCATCTCACCGAGGCCGGGAGTACCAGGACGGTCTCCTGGAGCCTGTGCGCCCTGCTGCTGACGGCCTTCCTGGGAGTGCTGATGCTGGCCACCCTCGGCCCGCTGCGGAACATCCGCCGACGCTGGCTGGTGACCGCCGGCGCGCTCACCTACCCCTTCTACCTGGTGCACATGACCATCGGCTTCCCGTTCGCCAAGGGGCTGACGCGGCATGTGCCCGCCCTCGGCCACTGGGGGAACATCGCCGTCACGATGACCGCGATGCTGCTTCTGTCGTACGCGCTCCATCGCTGGGTCGAGGGGCCGCTGGGACGACGGATGCGCAAGGGGCTGATGCGGGGCCTGACGGCGGCGCGAAGGCCCAAGGAGACGGTGTCGGTGTCCTGA